The following coding sequences lie in one Synechococcus sp. PCC 7336 genomic window:
- the argC gene encoding N-acetyl-gamma-glutamyl-phosphate reductase, which translates to MPEGQLDVGVIGTPEYGSQLLLDRLRQHPRVRIAADLTDWGEAISGTFQHDPSWVLDAALANIDRDRLAEQCQVLFLALPRGCALALVPDLLPLGCRIIDLSADYRLHDLDLYRTWYSQGQSPNPSVWLAEEDIRQTATYGLPELFRSAISTATLVACPGEFATASLLAIAPLLRQGFIDPDRIAIDAKAGLPALADRDRPKTADRLSGIWTESVGQHCQTPEIERVCSDLVGRGVAVQFTVHRVPIERGLLVTVYAPIRDPGLVNEDLLTIYKAFYKQSAWIELLPSGQFPYSQQVVDTNICSVGLTLDGRTNRLVVLATLDEKLKGSIGQAIQCLNIVAGWDETLGLPQ; encoded by the coding sequence GTGCCAGAAGGCCAGCTCGATGTCGGTGTTATTGGCACTCCCGAATACGGCAGCCAGTTACTGCTCGATCGCTTGCGACAACATCCCAGGGTTCGTATTGCCGCAGATCTGACGGATTGGGGAGAAGCAATTTCTGGAACGTTTCAACACGACCCGAGCTGGGTACTCGATGCCGCTCTGGCCAATATCGATCGCGATCGCCTTGCAGAACAGTGTCAAGTTCTCTTTCTGGCCCTCCCTCGCGGTTGCGCGTTGGCCCTCGTCCCCGATCTGCTGCCGCTCGGCTGCCGCATTATCGATTTATCTGCAGATTATCGCCTGCACGATCTCGATCTCTATCGGACGTGGTACAGCCAGGGGCAATCCCCCAACCCGTCAGTCTGGCTAGCAGAGGAAGATATTCGCCAAACGGCTACCTACGGACTGCCCGAACTGTTTCGCAGCGCAATCTCCACAGCAACCCTCGTCGCCTGTCCGGGGGAGTTTGCCACGGCTAGCCTTTTGGCGATCGCCCCCCTGTTACGACAGGGATTTATCGATCCCGATCGCATCGCAATCGACGCTAAAGCCGGACTGCCCGCGCTCGCAGATCGCGATCGCCCCAAGACTGCCGATCGCCTTTCTGGCATTTGGACCGAGAGCGTAGGCCAGCATTGTCAGACCCCCGAAATTGAAAGGGTTTGCAGCGATCTGGTCGGTCGAGGCGTAGCCGTACAATTTACTGTTCATCGGGTTCCCATCGAACGGGGCTTGCTGGTGACGGTCTACGCCCCCATCCGCGATCCGGGGCTGGTTAACGAAGATTTGCTAACCATCTACAAGGCGTTCTACAAACAATCCGCCTGGATTGAGTTGTTGCCGAGCGGACAGTTCCCCTACAGCCAGCAGGTGGTGGATACCAATATTTGCTCTGTGGGCCTCACCCTCGATGGCCGAACCAATCGCCTGGTGGTACTAGCCACTCTGGACGAGAAGCTCAAGGGAAGCATCGGCCAAGCGATTCAGTGTCTCAATATCGTGGCAGGTTGGGACGAAACTCTAGGATTGCCACAATAG